A genome region from Tolypothrix sp. PCC 7712 includes the following:
- a CDS encoding filamentous hemagglutinin N-terminal domain-containing protein: MGKVKKLGRGRKVKRSHCSAKKASPTSVLLGCLGALAKLSWGIAQFTVGIAAFISPALAQSNIVPDNTLGFEASGVIFNFNGTPNEVIDGGAQRGQNLFHSFREFNVGENRGAYFQVFDPNIQNILARVTGSNRSEILGTLGTIQIIDSNFFRTNANLFLMNPNGIVFGENARLDVDASFVATTANGIQFGNQGSFSATNPQTPGVLTINPSALFFNQINQIGTIENRGLLRVPNGASLLLVGGEVRLDGGILAAFGGRVELGGLADAGSVGVDFASQGLKLQFPELGQKADVSLVNTSIIDVSANGGGDIAINARNLNILTDSHIFAGIDGGFGSVNTQAGDITINASDTVRIESDSSIRSDVSPDETGNGGNINIKSTSLFVLGGSSLISRTSGIGNAGNININALDRIVFSGDDTTVDSGVRLTGRGKGGNISISTNTLEMLDGAQLITPVLGVGDGGNIVIEASDRVSLTGNKATNFSNTAIFSSLGGNDNSQAEGKGGDIRISTNILELSNDAQMSSSTFGIGDAGNIIIEARDRATFKGDDTVVASRVERTGRGKGGDIRISTNILELFDDATFNASTLNFGDAGNILIEAGDRAFFDNAYIFNSVWGAAMGKGGDISINTGNLFLTNGAALSTITYGKGDSGNITIEAKDNVSLNKGGSLLSQVSENALGKGGNINIYTNSLLLNAVRLNASTSGTGDAGNITIDARDTVSADTAIISSNVEKTGIGKGGDINISSASFSLVDYAIFFASTLGNGNAGDVLINAREATSIDTGYIFTSVETGAFGEGGDIKISTDRLSLTNGGTLASRTDGTGKAGNIILEAKNNVLLDGINPNDKNFITAISTSVEENGIGQGGKIHIATGTFSLTNGAQLIAVTGGQGDAGNVQISTSDAVNIAGSTAASGRSSAILTFTESDNSGGNITVDTSAFRISEGAVLDSRTTAAGRGGNITINTNSLEAISGGQLQASTDGSGQAGEITINANANITISGSDPIFSERAALIPEINWRYNPNSGFYNRSIGSGIAGDIEVNSASLSVFNGGQIQASTFGEGKAGNVWINSRDRITMDGVSVNENGLSPSGIFSEIFNPQVLGKGGNITIETDSLKLTNGAQLRASTWGVGDAGDITINAKNGVSIAGTSQNGNLLSGVLSTVQLAGQGNGGDINIQAGSLSVTGGAQLQTGTRNRGDAGNIFINTRDFVLFDGTSSTGQIPSSAFSSVEQGAVGKGGNIEINTGHLFVDNRAQLITSNNGGKGNGGNIRVDAALLSLTGNSQLRASTQGEGDAGNIFISTRDRTSLDDGAIISNIVGTVSSPGRFGNGKGGLIRIDTGSLSVANGSQLQASTFGTGDAGDIIINAHENISFDGFISLQNSILNSAAFSIIADNSTGNGGNIRVNTAYLAITNGGLFSTTAFGQGKAGSININVDKTLNLTNGNILTFSRQSSGGSVNVNAENIRFFGDSNISTSVVSGAGGGGDIKLTADSILAFGDSDIFAFAQDGKGGNITFDTPAFFGQNYRPATPGTNPLTLEENNRVDINASGAVSGVIVLPDTSFVQNNLGKLPQTAIDTNALIANSCIARRNQQQNGSFFITGSGGVPVRPGDAPLPSYSTGDVQPIPAESTTLPTQTRPWQIGDRIIEPTGVYELPNGKLVLGKEC; this comes from the coding sequence TTAACGGCACTCCTAACGAGGTTATTGACGGTGGAGCGCAACGGGGACAGAATTTATTCCACAGTTTCCGAGAGTTTAATGTTGGCGAAAATCGAGGTGCTTATTTCCAGGTTTTCGATCCAAACATTCAGAATATTTTGGCACGGGTAACGGGAAGCAATCGCTCGGAGATTTTAGGTACTTTGGGGACTATTCAAATAATTGATAGCAATTTTTTCCGTACCAACGCCAACTTATTTTTGATGAATCCCAATGGTATTGTGTTTGGGGAAAATGCTCGTCTAGATGTCGATGCTTCGTTTGTGGCGACAACCGCTAACGGGATTCAATTTGGAAATCAAGGAAGTTTTAGTGCGACAAATCCCCAGACACCTGGGGTATTAACTATTAACCCATCGGCTTTGTTTTTTAATCAGATTAATCAAATTGGGACGATAGAAAATCGAGGATTATTACGAGTTCCCAACGGTGCAAGTTTATTACTTGTAGGTGGTGAAGTTCGTTTAGATGGAGGTATTTTAGCGGCGTTTGGTGGAAGGGTAGAGTTAGGTGGATTAGCTGATGCAGGGAGTGTAGGCGTAGATTTTGCTAGCCAAGGATTAAAATTACAATTTCCAGAACTAGGGCAAAAAGCGGATGTTTCTCTGGTTAATACTTCGATAATTGATGTTTCGGCTAACGGTGGTGGAGATATAGCAATCAACGCTCGAAATTTAAATATTTTGACAGATAGCCACATTTTTGCAGGAATTGATGGTGGTTTTGGTTCAGTAAATACTCAGGCTGGTGATATCACTATAAATGCTTCAGATACTGTTAGGATTGAATCTGATAGTTCTATCCGCAGTGATGTTAGTCCAGATGAAACGGGTAATGGCGGCAATATAAACATCAAATCTACCTCGTTGTTTGTACTGGGCGGTTCAAGTTTAATAAGTAGAACCTCTGGAATTGGAAATGCTGGTAACATCAACATAAATGCTCTAGATCGCATTGTATTTAGTGGTGATGACACGACTGTTGATAGTGGTGTGCGGCTAACTGGTAGGGGTAAGGGAGGCAATATTAGCATTTCCACTAATACCTTGGAAATGTTGGATGGCGCTCAATTAATTACTCCTGTACTTGGTGTTGGAGATGGAGGAAATATTGTAATTGAGGCTAGCGATCGCGTTTCTCTCACGGGTAATAAGGCAACAAATTTTAGCAATACAGCCATCTTTAGTAGCTTGGGTGGAAATGATAATTCACAAGCAGAGGGTAAGGGAGGTGATATTCGCATCTCTACCAATATTCTTGAACTATCTAATGATGCCCAAATGAGTTCTAGTACGTTTGGTATTGGCGATGCAGGCAATATCATAATAGAGGCACGCGATCGCGCAACATTTAAGGGTGATGACACCGTTGTTGCTAGTCGTGTGGAACGAACTGGTAGAGGCAAGGGAGGGGATATCCGTATCTCTACTAACATATTGGAATTATTTGATGATGCAACCTTCAATGCTAGTACCCTTAATTTCGGGGATGCAGGCAATATTTTGATTGAAGCAGGAGATAGAGCTTTTTTTGATAATGCATATATTTTCAACAGTGTATGGGGAGCAGCAATGGGAAAGGGTGGAGATATTAGCATTAATACAGGAAACCTTTTTCTCACAAATGGAGCAGCACTCTCTACCATTACATATGGCAAAGGTGACTCAGGAAATATAACGATTGAAGCTAAAGATAACGTCTCTTTGAATAAAGGTGGGTCTTTACTTAGTCAAGTGAGTGAAAATGCTTTAGGCAAGGGAGGAAATATTAATATTTATACTAATTCTCTTTTGTTGAATGCAGTACGATTAAATGCTAGTACATCAGGGACAGGTGATGCAGGAAATATTACTATTGATGCACGAGATACTGTATCAGCAGATACAGCAATTATTTCTAGCAACGTAGAGAAAACAGGCATTGGTAAGGGAGGAGACATTAATATTTCCTCTGCTTCTTTTAGTCTCGTGGATTATGCAATTTTCTTTGCTAGTACTCTAGGAAATGGTAATGCAGGTGACGTTTTAATTAATGCGCGTGAAGCAACTTCAATAGATACAGGGTATATTTTTACCAGTGTTGAAACGGGAGCTTTTGGGGAGGGAGGAGATATTAAAATCTCTACAGATAGGCTTTCTTTGACAAATGGAGGAACTTTAGCATCTAGAACTGATGGAACGGGGAAAGCTGGAAATATTATTCTTGAAGCAAAAAATAACGTTTTGCTAGATGGCATCAACCCTAATGACAAAAATTTCATAACAGCCATTTCTACTAGCGTTGAAGAAAATGGCATTGGGCAAGGGGGGAAAATTCATATTGCCACAGGTACATTTTCTTTAACAAATGGAGCGCAATTAATTGCTGTTACTGGAGGACAAGGTGATGCAGGTAATGTTCAGATTAGCACTTCAGATGCTGTGAATATAGCTGGTAGTACGGCTGCATCTGGTCGTTCTAGCGCAATTTTGACTTTTACTGAGTCTGATAATTCAGGGGGCAATATAACTGTTGACACTTCAGCTTTCCGTATTTCAGAGGGAGCAGTTTTAGATAGTCGCACAACGGCTGCTGGACGTGGGGGTAACATTACCATAAATACTAATTCTTTGGAAGCTATTAGCGGCGGGCAATTGCAGGCAAGTACTGACGGCAGTGGACAAGCAGGTGAAATAACTATCAACGCCAATGCTAACATCACTATTTCAGGTAGTGACCCAATTTTTTCCGAACGTGCAGCTTTAATACCCGAAATTAACTGGCGGTACAATCCCAACAGTGGGTTTTACAATCGCTCCATTGGCTCAGGTATTGCGGGTGACATCGAAGTAAATTCAGCTTCTTTATCTGTATTTAATGGAGGGCAAATTCAAGCTAGTACATTTGGAGAAGGAAAAGCAGGTAACGTGTGGATTAATTCTCGCGATCGCATCACGATGGATGGGGTAAGTGTAAATGAAAATGGGTTATCTCCTAGCGGTATTTTTAGTGAGATATTCAATCCTCAAGTATTGGGTAAAGGTGGCAATATTACAATTGAAACTGACTCACTTAAGCTGACTAATGGCGCTCAATTAAGAGCCTCTACCTGGGGTGTTGGAGATGCAGGCGATATAACTATCAATGCAAAAAATGGAGTATCTATTGCTGGAACTAGTCAGAATGGTAACTTGTTAAGTGGAGTTTTGAGTACTGTTCAATTAGCTGGGCAGGGTAACGGTGGTGATATTAATATTCAAGCAGGCTCATTGTCAGTAACTGGTGGTGCCCAACTTCAGACAGGTACTAGAAATAGAGGTGATGCAGGAAATATCTTTATCAATACTCGCGATTTTGTTTTGTTTGACGGCACAAGCTCAACAGGACAAATTCCTAGTTCCGCCTTTAGTAGTGTAGAACAAGGAGCAGTAGGTAAGGGAGGTAATATTGAGATTAACACAGGTCATCTTTTCGTTGATAATCGCGCACAGTTGATTACAAGTAATAATGGTGGAAAAGGTAACGGTGGAAATATTCGTGTTGATGCAGCATTACTATCTCTTACAGGTAATTCTCAACTCAGAGCTAGTACTCAAGGGGAAGGAGATGCAGGCAATATTTTTATCAGTACCCGCGATCGCACTTCATTGGATGATGGAGCAATTATCTCAAATATTGTTGGAACAGTTTCTAGTCCTGGGCGTTTTGGTAACGGTAAGGGTGGACTAATTCGTATTGATACTGGTTCGCTATCAGTAGCTAATGGCAGTCAGCTTCAAGCTAGTACTTTTGGTACAGGTGATGCTGGTGATATTATTATTAATGCTCATGAGAACATATCCTTTGACGGCTTTATAAGTTTGCAAAATAGCATATTGAATAGTGCAGCTTTCAGTATTATTGCAGACAATAGTACCGGGAATGGAGGTAATATTCGTGTTAATACAGCGTATCTAGCCATTACCAATGGAGGATTATTTAGTACTACAGCTTTTGGGCAAGGTAAGGCAGGTAGCATTAATATTAATGTTGATAAAACTTTAAATCTTACAAATGGTAATATTCTGACTTTCTCCAGACAATCATCAGGAGGAAGTGTTAATGTTAATGCTGAAAATATTCGCTTTTTCGGAGACAGTAACATCTCTACCTCCGTTGTTAGCGGTGCTGGTGGTGGTGGTGATATTAAACTTACGGCAGACTCTATTCTCGCTTTTGGGGACAGTGACATTTTCGCTTTTGCTCAAGATGGGAAAGGCGGTAACATCACCTTTGATACACCAGCTTTCTTTGGACAAAATTATCGTCCCGCAACTCCTGGTACTAATCCACTGACTTTAGAAGAAAATAACCGAGTAGATATCAACGCTAGCGGTGCTGTATCTGGTGTAATTGTCCTACCTGATACAAGTTTCGTACAAAACAACCTTGGCAAACTCCCCCAAACTGCCATCGATACCAATGCCCTCATCGCTAATAGTTGCATAGCCCGCAGAAATCAACAACAAAACGGTTCCTTCTTCATCACCGGTTCCGGTGGTGTACCTGTACGTCCTGGTGATGCTCCGCTTCCTTCCTATTCCACTGGAGATGTGCAACCAATCCCAGCAGAATCAACAACATTACCTACACAAACACGACCCTGGCAAATTGGCGATCGCATTATCGAACCAACTGGAGTATACGAACTGCCAAATGGGAAACTTGTACTTGGTAAAGAATGTTAA
- a CDS encoding ATP-binding protein, producing the protein MPRWFNTAGPCKADIHYMLPPTVRLPSLERLIAQESYFVIHAPRQTGKTTAMLALAKQLTGSGSYAAVMVSVEVGAPFSDDPGTAELAILGAWNDAIAIRLPQELQPPAWKFEDAGQRIRASLQAWAQTSPRPLVIFIDEIDSLQDKALISILRQLRDGYPERPKNFPLSVGLVGLRDVRDYKVASGESNRLNTASPFNIKVRSLTLRDFNTSEVEQLYQQHTEDTGQVFTPEAITTAFDLTQGQPWLVNALAKEIVEEMVTDVNVAITPEHVHAAKEILIKRQDTHLDSLAERLPQARVKAIIEPILAGLELGDVPNDDIQFVIDLGLCKMHALGGLAIANPIYREVLPRVLTVTLMASLPQIAPTWLTQSGELDTDKLLQAFLAFWRQHGEPLLGSASYHEIAPHLVLMAFLHRVVNGGGTLEREYAIGRDRMDLCLRYGKITLGIELKAWRDKRREPMESGIEQLDSYLARLGVNFGWLIIFDLRAKALPIEERLTTEVTTTKNGRSVTIVRA; encoded by the coding sequence ATGCCTCGTTGGTTTAACACCGCAGGCCCTTGTAAAGCCGACATTCACTACATGCTACCGCCAACTGTGAGGTTGCCTTCTTTGGAGCGACTAATTGCCCAAGAAAGCTATTTTGTCATCCATGCTCCTCGCCAAACGGGTAAAACCACGGCAATGCTGGCTTTGGCAAAACAACTTACAGGAAGCGGCAGCTATGCGGCAGTCATGGTATCTGTGGAAGTTGGCGCTCCATTTAGTGATGATCCTGGAACAGCCGAATTAGCAATTCTTGGTGCGTGGAATGATGCGATCGCAATCCGTTTACCCCAAGAATTACAACCACCTGCTTGGAAGTTTGAGGATGCAGGACAAAGGATTCGAGCTAGCTTGCAGGCATGGGCGCAAACTTCACCCCGACCTCTAGTAATATTTATTGATGAAATCGACTCTTTGCAGGATAAAGCCCTAATTTCAATTTTGCGGCAGTTACGTGATGGTTATCCCGAACGTCCAAAAAACTTTCCTTTATCTGTTGGGTTAGTCGGTTTGCGCGATGTGCGAGATTATAAGGTTGCTTCTGGTGAAAGTAATAGATTAAATACAGCAAGCCCCTTTAATATCAAAGTCCGCTCCCTCACCTTGAGAGATTTTAATACCAGTGAAGTTGAACAATTATACCAACAACATACCGAAGACACGGGACAAGTTTTTACCCCTGAGGCGATCACAACAGCATTTGATTTGACGCAGGGACAACCTTGGTTGGTAAATGCCCTTGCTAAAGAAATTGTCGAAGAGATGGTGACTGATGTAAATGTAGCAATTACACCTGAACATGTTCACGCAGCCAAAGAAATACTAATTAAAAGGCAAGATACCCATCTTGATTCCCTTGCCGAAAGACTGCCCCAAGCGAGAGTTAAGGCAATTATTGAGCCTATACTTGCAGGTTTAGAACTAGGGGATGTGCCAAATGATGATATCCAATTTGTCATTGACCTGGGCTTATGTAAAATGCACGCTTTGGGAGGACTGGCGATCGCTAATCCAATTTATCGGGAGGTTTTACCTAGAGTATTAACAGTAACACTGATGGCTTCTTTGCCTCAAATAGCACCTACTTGGTTAACTCAGTCAGGTGAGTTAGATACGGATAAGCTATTACAGGCATTTTTAGCGTTTTGGCGACAACATGGGGAACCGTTACTTGGTAGCGCTTCTTACCATGAGATTGCTCCCCATTTGGTACTAATGGCATTTTTACATCGGGTGGTGAATGGGGGTGGAACCCTAGAAAGGGAATATGCCATTGGACGCGATCGCATGGATTTATGTCTGAGATATGGCAAGATTACTCTAGGAATCGAGTTAAAAGCTTGGCGGGATAAAAGAAGAGAACCAATGGAATCAGGTATTGAACAGTTAGATTCCTATTTGGCAAGGTTGGGGGTAAATTTTGGTTGGTTAATTATTTTCGATTTACGTGCCAAGGCTTTACCCATCGAAGAACGATTAACAACTGAAGTCACAACTACAAAAAATGGGCGTTCTGTGACTATTGTTAGGGCTTAG
- a CDS encoding filamentous hemagglutinin N-terminal domain-containing protein, whose amino-acid sequence MQRYKTLLLASIIFSPFTGSQCPVLAQSNLVPDNTLGSESSRVIFNFDGTPNEVIGGGAQRGQNLFHSFRELNVGENRGAYFLVFDPNIQNILARVTGSNRSDILGILGTIQVIDGNFFRSNANLFLMNPNGIVFGENARLDVDASFVATTANGIQFGAQGNFSATNPQTPGVLTVNPSALFFNQINQNAAIQNNASLSVPEGKSLLLVGGNVNINGKVLFAPGGRVELGGLTEKGNIEIQTDGNIFSLTFPSQVQRGNLSLNNSAQINVVSAEGGSIAFNSRNINILAGSQILAGSNDSLNTREIVAGDINLNATEAIKVEQNSFIGNFVASAKGGDININANTFSIFGSIVSAITFGEGNGGNLTINIQDFLMGDGARVSADTFSIGNSGNLNVNASNSVKVIGVTGNNIRSTLASQAVEGSDGNAGTLTINTKDLFVQDGAQISAGTFAAGNGGQLTINASNSVQVLGSSGLFAAAEKNSTGNSGNLTITTKTLLLSDNARVSVAMRGVGKAGNLNINAQNLLVNNGGQISAGLFGSGSGGNLIVNAEEVQLIGRSDDGRFGSGLFTSADPDSIGSAGDLTINTQNLLVRDGALIGADTFGRGNGGNLTVNASGKVELIGTSDDGRFGSGLFAQQKETGGIGNAGNLKVNTQNLIVRDGAQVSTATFGAGRGGNLTINASGKVQLIGRSSDNSSPSGLNSAAAQGSTGDAGDLTINAQDLFIRDGAEVITATRGAGNGGNLTINAPGKVELIGRSTENIYGSALRTSVGPSAKGNAGNLIINTNDLFVRNGSQISVGVLGAGKGGNLIVNAMRKVEITEESTNNFFSSGLFGQTEPGTTGDAGDLTINTPELLIENGAGISVQSFGTGNAGILNINAASIRLNNNALITANTRSVNKTPNREQATINLNTENLLLRRNSNITTNAQGENVIGGNININTQSLIALENSDISANSTDFRGGRVSITARTIFGTQARNTRTSESDITATGATPELIGTTEVNTPDNSSIQNNLGKLPQTAIDTNALIANSCIARRNQQQNGSFFITGSGGVAVRPGDAPLPSYSTGDVQPIPAESTTLPTQTRPWQIGDRVVEPTGVYELPNGKLVLGKEC is encoded by the coding sequence TTGCAGAGATATAAAACTCTGTTGCTTGCATCAATTATCTTTTCCCCATTTACAGGTTCCCAATGCCCAGTTTTGGCTCAAAGTAATTTAGTCCCGGATAATACACTTGGTTCTGAGTCTTCTAGGGTAATCTTCAACTTTGACGGCACTCCTAACGAGGTGATTGGAGGTGGAGCGCAACGGGGACAGAATTTATTTCACAGTTTTCGAGAATTGAATGTTGGTGAAAATCGAGGTGCTTACTTTCTTGTTTTCGATCCAAACATTCAGAATATTTTGGCACGGGTAACGGGAAGCAATCGCTCGGATATTTTGGGTATTTTAGGGACTATTCAAGTAATTGATGGTAATTTTTTCCGTTCTAATGCCAACCTATTTTTGATGAACCCCAATGGTATTGTGTTTGGAGAAAATGCTCGTCTAGATGTCGATGCTTCGTTTGTGGCGACTACTGCCAACGGGATTCAATTTGGCGCTCAAGGAAATTTTAGTGCGACAAATCCCCAAACACCAGGGGTGTTAACTGTTAACCCATCGGCTTTATTCTTTAATCAGATTAATCAAAATGCAGCGATTCAAAACAATGCTAGCTTATCAGTTCCTGAAGGTAAGAGTTTGCTGTTGGTAGGTGGGAACGTCAATATTAATGGTAAAGTATTGTTTGCTCCTGGTGGACGAGTTGAGTTGGGAGGTTTGACGGAAAAGGGGAATATTGAAATTCAAACAGACGGTAATATTTTCAGTTTGACTTTCCCTTCTCAAGTGCAGCGCGGTAATCTGTCGCTAAATAATAGCGCTCAGATAAATGTGGTTTCGGCTGAAGGAGGTAGTATTGCTTTCAATTCCCGAAATATAAATATTTTAGCAGGAAGTCAGATTTTAGCTGGAAGTAATGATTCTTTAAATACTCGTGAAATTGTTGCAGGTGACATTAACCTCAATGCGACAGAAGCGATCAAAGTTGAACAAAACAGCTTTATAGGAAATTTTGTTGCCTCCGCTAAGGGAGGTGATATTAATATCAACGCAAACACCTTCTCTATATTTGGAAGCATTGTATCTGCCATAACATTTGGAGAAGGGAATGGAGGAAATTTAACAATTAATATCCAAGATTTTCTCATGGGTGATGGTGCAAGAGTTAGTGCAGACACCTTCAGTATAGGTAATAGTGGAAATTTAAATGTTAATGCCTCTAATAGTGTCAAAGTAATTGGTGTAACAGGTAACAATATTCGCAGTACTTTGGCAAGTCAAGCAGTTGAAGGTTCAGATGGAAATGCAGGAACTTTAACAATTAATACTAAAGACTTGTTTGTGCAAGATGGGGCGCAAATAAGTGCTGGTACATTTGCTGCGGGCAATGGAGGGCAATTAACTATAAATGCTAGCAACAGCGTGCAAGTACTTGGTTCATCTGGCTTGTTTGCTGCTGCTGAAAAAAATTCAACAGGTAATTCGGGAAACTTAACGATTACGACTAAAACATTACTATTAAGCGATAACGCACGAGTTAGTGTAGCTATGCGTGGTGTTGGGAAAGCAGGAAATTTAAATATTAATGCTCAAAATTTATTAGTAAATAATGGGGGGCAGATATCTGCTGGTCTTTTTGGGTCTGGAAGCGGAGGAAATTTGATTGTAAATGCCGAGGAAGTGCAATTAATTGGACGCTCTGATGATGGTCGTTTTGGTAGTGGTTTATTTACTAGTGCTGACCCTGATTCAATTGGTAGTGCAGGAGATTTGACAATTAACACCCAAAATTTACTTGTGCGGGATGGAGCGCTGATTGGGGCTGACACATTTGGTAGAGGGAACGGAGGTAATTTAACTGTAAATGCCTCCGGCAAAGTTGAATTAATTGGTACATCTGATGATGGTCGTTTTGGTAGCGGCTTATTTGCTCAACAGAAAGAAACGGGTGGAATTGGAAATGCAGGAAACTTGAAAGTTAACACCCAAAATTTAATAGTTCGAGATGGCGCGCAAGTAAGCACTGCTACATTTGGTGCTGGTAGAGGAGGTAATTTAACTATCAATGCCTCAGGAAAAGTCCAATTGATTGGTAGGAGTTCAGACAATAGTTCCCCTAGTGGTTTAAATTCTGCTGCTGCACAAGGTTCCACTGGTGATGCGGGTGATTTGACAATTAATGCCCAAGATTTATTTATACGTGATGGAGCAGAGGTAATTACTGCAACAAGAGGTGCAGGCAACGGAGGAAATTTAACTATCAATGCTCCTGGTAAAGTCGAACTTATTGGTAGGTCTACTGAGAATATTTATGGCTCTGCTTTGAGGACTTCTGTAGGCCCGAGTGCAAAGGGGAATGCAGGTAACTTGATCATTAACACTAACGATTTATTTGTACGGAATGGTTCACAAATAAGTGTTGGGGTACTTGGAGCAGGCAAAGGAGGAAATTTGATTGTAAATGCGATGAGGAAGGTAGAAATCACAGAAGAATCTACCAATAATTTTTTTTCTAGTGGATTGTTTGGTCAAACAGAGCCAGGTACTACCGGAGATGCTGGCGATTTGACAATTAACACCCCTGAGTTACTGATAGAAAATGGTGCTGGTATATCCGTACAAAGTTTTGGAACAGGCAATGCAGGTATTTTGAATATTAATGCAGCCTCTATACGCCTAAATAATAATGCTCTGATCACTGCTAACACCCGGAGTGTTAACAAAACTCCAAACAGAGAACAAGCAACAATCAACCTTAACACAGAAAATTTACTTCTCCGTCGCAACAGCAATATCACCACCAATGCTCAAGGTGAAAATGTCATTGGTGGCAACATTAACATCAATACACAATCTTTAATTGCCTTAGAAAACAGCGACATCAGTGCTAATTCTACTGACTTTCGCGGTGGGCGTGTTTCCATAACTGCGCGAACTATCTTTGGTACCCAAGCCCGCAACACCCGAACTTCAGAAAGTGACATCACAGCAACAGGTGCAACACCTGAACTGATTGGTACAACTGAAGTTAACACCCCGGATAATAGTTCGATCCAAAACAACCTTGGCAAGCTGCCCCAAACCGCCATCGACACTAATGCTCTCATCGCTAATAGTTGCATAGCTCGCAGAAATCAACAACAAAACGGTTCATTCTTCATCACAGGTTCCGGTGGTGTAGCTGTACGTCCCGGTGATGCTCCGCTTCCTTCCTATTCCACTGGAGATGTGCAACCAATCCCAGCAGAATCAACAACATTACCAACACAAACACGACCCTGGCAAATTGGCGATCGCGTTGTCGAACCAACTGGAGTATACGAACTGCCAAATGGGAAGCTTGTACTTGGTAAAGAATGTTGA